From one Phytohabitans houttuyneae genomic stretch:
- a CDS encoding aldehyde dehydrogenase family protein: ARAAALDHVSRRLAERADEVAQLITAENGKPLKWARAEVGRGVSTFRWAAEEARRFAGELQRLDTDPAAAGRVAVVRRFARGPVLGISPFNFPLNLVAHKVAPALAVGAPIILKPAPATPLTALLLGSLLAETDLPAGMFSVLPVPNDRAGALVEDPRLPVVSFTGSGPVGYAIRDRVPYKHVTLELGGNAAALVCGDWSSIEDLDWAAQRVALFSNYQAGQSCIAVQRVFVHEYLEDAFVPRLVAAVEALKTGDPSDESVDVGPMINEDAAKRVEAWVDEAVAAGATLAAGGRRDGATFPPTVLTGVPAGAKVVTEEVFGPVLAVARVTDDAAGFAAINDSAFGLQAGIFTHNLQTAFTAHRTLEVGGVIIGDVPSFRADQMPYGGLKGSGVGREGLRSAMDDYTEPRVMVLTGVDL, from the coding sequence GCGCGCGCCGCGGCGCTGGACCACGTCTCCCGCCGCCTCGCCGAGCGGGCCGACGAGGTGGCACAGCTGATTACTGCGGAAAACGGCAAACCGCTCAAGTGGGCACGGGCCGAGGTGGGCCGCGGCGTCTCCACGTTTCGGTGGGCCGCCGAGGAGGCGCGCCGGTTCGCCGGTGAACTGCAGCGCCTGGACACGGACCCGGCGGCCGCGGGCCGGGTCGCGGTGGTGCGCCGCTTCGCGCGGGGACCGGTGCTCGGCATCAGCCCGTTCAACTTCCCGCTCAACCTCGTCGCCCACAAGGTCGCACCGGCCCTCGCCGTCGGCGCGCCGATCATCCTCAAGCCGGCCCCGGCCACCCCGCTGACCGCGCTGCTGCTGGGTTCGCTCCTGGCTGAGACGGACCTGCCGGCGGGCATGTTCTCGGTGCTGCCCGTGCCCAACGACCGGGCCGGCGCGCTGGTCGAGGACCCGCGGCTGCCGGTCGTGTCGTTCACCGGCTCGGGCCCGGTGGGGTACGCCATCCGCGACCGCGTGCCGTACAAGCACGTGACGCTGGAACTGGGCGGCAACGCGGCGGCCCTTGTCTGCGGCGATTGGTCATCGATCGAGGACCTGGACTGGGCCGCGCAGCGGGTCGCGCTCTTCTCCAACTACCAGGCCGGGCAGAGCTGCATCGCGGTACAGCGCGTCTTCGTGCACGAGTACCTCGAGGACGCCTTCGTCCCCCGCCTTGTAGCGGCCGTGGAGGCCCTGAAGACCGGCGACCCCTCCGACGAGTCCGTCGACGTCGGCCCGATGATCAACGAAGACGCCGCCAAGCGGGTGGAAGCCTGGGTCGACGAGGCCGTGGCCGCGGGCGCCACCCTCGCCGCCGGCGGCCGGCGCGACGGCGCCACCTTCCCGCCCACCGTGCTGACCGGCGTACCGGCCGGCGCCAAGGTGGTCACCGAGGAGGTCTTCGGCCCGGTGCTCGCCGTGGCCCGGGTGACCGACGACGCCGCCGGCTTCGCCGCGATCAACGACTCCGCGTTCGGCCTGCAGGCCGGCATCTTCACGCACAACCTGCAGACGGCCTTCACCGCCCACCGCACGCTCGAGGTGGGCGGCGTCATCATCGGCGACGTGCCGTCGTTCCGCGCCGACCAGATGCCCTACGGCGGCCTCAAGGGCAGCGGCGTCGGCCGCGAAGGGCTCCGCAGCGCCATGGACGACTACACCGAACCGCGCGTCATGGTCCTCACCGGCGTCGACCTCTAA
- the pgm gene encoding phosphoglucomutase (alpha-D-glucose-1,6-bisphosphate-dependent) — MSDTARLHPRAGSVAEPGDLVDVPHLVSAYYTGKPDVSEAGQRVAFGTSGHRGSSLKLAFNEDHVVAMSQAICEYRAEHGIDGPLYLARDTHALSEPAMLSALEVFAANGVRVRLDSRDGYTPTPAVSHAILTYNRGRTSGLADGVVVTPSHNPPADGGFKYNPPSGGPAGTDVTKVIEDRANALLESGLKEVRRVTVARARAAGTTEGYDFCGTYVADLPSVVDLDAIRAAGVRIGADPLGGASVAYWDEIASRHDLDLTVVNPLVDPTWRFMTLDWDGKIRMDCSSPYAMASLIEQRTAYQVATGNDADADRHGIVTPDGGLMNPNHYLAVAIDYLYRNRPEWAADASVGKTLVSSSMIDRVAADLGRRLMEVPVGFKWFVDGLVDGSVGFGGEESAGASFLRRDGSVWTTDKDGIILCLLASEIIAVTGRSPSERYAELTERFGAPAYARIDAPASREEKAVLSKLSADQVTASDLAGDPITAVLSHAPGNNAAIGGVKIVTESGWLAARPSGTEDVYKLYAESFKGDDHLAQLQEEGQALVSSALKS, encoded by the coding sequence GTGTCCGATACTGCCCGGCTTCACCCTCGCGCCGGTAGCGTTGCCGAGCCCGGCGATCTCGTCGACGTGCCCCACCTCGTGTCCGCCTATTACACGGGGAAGCCGGACGTGTCGGAGGCCGGGCAGCGGGTCGCCTTCGGCACCTCGGGACATCGGGGGTCCAGCCTCAAGCTCGCGTTCAACGAGGACCACGTGGTCGCGATGAGCCAGGCCATCTGCGAGTACCGGGCCGAGCACGGCATCGACGGCCCCCTCTACCTGGCACGCGACACGCACGCGCTCTCCGAGCCCGCGATGCTGTCGGCGCTGGAGGTCTTCGCGGCAAACGGCGTGCGGGTGCGGCTGGACAGCCGCGACGGTTACACGCCGACGCCGGCCGTGTCGCACGCGATCCTCACGTACAACCGGGGTCGGACGAGCGGGCTGGCCGACGGTGTGGTCGTCACTCCGTCACACAACCCGCCGGCGGACGGCGGCTTCAAGTACAACCCGCCGTCGGGCGGTCCGGCCGGCACCGACGTCACCAAGGTGATCGAGGACCGGGCGAACGCGCTGCTGGAGAGCGGGCTCAAGGAGGTCCGGCGGGTCACCGTCGCGCGGGCGCGGGCGGCCGGGACGACCGAGGGGTACGACTTCTGCGGCACGTACGTCGCCGACCTGCCAAGCGTGGTCGACCTTGACGCGATCCGCGCGGCCGGCGTGCGGATCGGCGCCGACCCGCTGGGCGGCGCGAGCGTCGCGTACTGGGACGAGATCGCCAGCCGCCACGACCTCGACCTGACGGTGGTCAACCCTCTGGTGGACCCGACGTGGCGGTTCATGACGCTGGACTGGGACGGGAAGATCCGGATGGACTGCTCGTCCCCCTATGCGATGGCGTCGCTTATCGAGCAGCGCACCGCGTACCAGGTGGCCACCGGAAACGACGCGGACGCCGACCGCCACGGCATCGTCACCCCCGACGGCGGCCTGATGAACCCCAACCACTACCTGGCCGTCGCGATCGACTACCTCTACCGCAACCGGCCGGAGTGGGCCGCGGACGCCTCCGTGGGCAAGACGCTTGTCTCCTCCTCGATGATCGACCGCGTGGCCGCCGACCTCGGCCGCCGGCTGATGGAGGTGCCGGTCGGCTTCAAGTGGTTTGTCGACGGCCTGGTCGACGGCAGCGTGGGCTTCGGCGGCGAGGAGAGCGCGGGCGCCTCGTTCCTGCGGCGCGACGGCTCGGTGTGGACCACCGACAAGGACGGCATCATCCTCTGCCTGCTGGCCTCCGAGATCATCGCGGTCACCGGCCGGTCGCCGAGCGAGCGGTACGCGGAGCTGACCGAGCGGTTCGGCGCCCCGGCGTACGCCCGGATCGACGCGCCGGCCAGCCGCGAGGAGAAGGCCGTGCTGTCCAAGCTCTCCGCAGACCAGGTGACGGCGAGCGACCTGGCCGGCGACCCGATCACCGCCGTCCTCTCGCACGCGCCCGGCAACAACGCGGCGATCGGCGGCGTGAAGATCGTGACGGAGTCCGGCTGGCTGGCCGCCCGCCCCTCCGGCACCGAAGACGTCTACAAGCTCTACGCCGAGTCCTTCAAGGGCGACGACCACCTGGCCCAGCTCCAGGAGGAGGGCCAGGCGCTCGTCTCGTCCGCCCTGAAGAGCTGA
- a CDS encoding HAD-IIB family hydrolase encodes MAFDLDDTLAVSKSQIDDRMAKLLAQLLAQVDVCVISGGRFEQFDTQVLRHLDLDTGVRERLHLMPTCGTRYYRWIDGDWGLVYAEDLTEEAKDRIVSVLVEGAKALGIWEPEPWGEIIEDRGSQVTFSALGQRAPVDAKYSWDPDGAKKAALRDYAAARLPDLEVRSGGSTSVDVTKKGVDKAYGMGRLMQHLELSTDEVLFVGDRLDEGGNDYPVKAMGIRCVAVTRWQDTAEYVERLLTTLPAALPGDV; translated from the coding sequence GTGGCGTTCGACCTCGACGACACACTCGCCGTGTCGAAGTCTCAAATCGACGACCGCATGGCGAAGCTTCTCGCCCAGCTGCTGGCCCAGGTCGACGTGTGCGTCATCTCGGGCGGACGGTTCGAGCAGTTCGATACCCAGGTGCTGCGCCATCTGGACCTCGACACGGGCGTGCGTGAGCGGCTGCACCTGATGCCCACCTGCGGCACCCGCTACTACCGCTGGATCGACGGCGACTGGGGCCTGGTGTACGCCGAGGATCTCACCGAAGAGGCCAAGGACCGCATCGTGTCGGTGCTGGTCGAGGGGGCGAAGGCGCTCGGCATCTGGGAGCCCGAGCCGTGGGGCGAGATCATCGAAGACCGCGGCAGCCAGGTCACGTTCTCGGCGCTGGGGCAGCGTGCGCCGGTCGACGCCAAGTACTCGTGGGACCCGGACGGCGCCAAGAAGGCGGCGCTGCGCGACTACGCGGCCGCCCGCCTGCCCGACCTGGAGGTGCGCAGCGGCGGTTCGACGTCGGTCGACGTGACCAAGAAGGGCGTCGACAAGGCGTACGGGATGGGCCGGCTCATGCAGCACCTCGAGCTGTCCACCGACGAGGTGCTGTTCGTCGGCGACCGCCTCGACGAGGGTGGCAACGACTATCCCGTCAAGGCGATGGGTATCCGGTGCGTGGCGGTAACCCGCTGGCAGGACACCGCCGAGTACGTGGAGCGGCTGCTCACCACGCTGCCGGCCGCACTACCCGGCGACGTTTAG
- a CDS encoding Trm112 family protein, which yields MSLDTQLLEILACPDTHHAPLEYDAAAETLTCTECGRIFEVRDGIPVLLLDEARNPEGEK from the coding sequence GTGTCGCTGGACACGCAGTTGCTGGAGATCCTCGCGTGCCCGGACACGCATCACGCACCGCTGGAGTACGACGCCGCCGCCGAGACCCTGACCTGCACCGAGTGCGGGCGGATCTTCGAGGTGCGCGACGGTATCCCGGTGCTGCTGCTGGACGAGGCTCGCAACCCTGAGGGCGAGAAATGA
- a CDS encoding SIS domain-containing protein, with the protein MSASVRGRRTVDEALLDDPAGMAENDPGGMLRATASAGAQVRESAALAAEANLAVLSDEGRPRAVVIAGIGTAGRTGEILATVAGPRCPVPVIAHRSAGVPGWVGAADVVIAVSASGRSPEALGAAEAASRRGARLVAVGAPDSLLQSVAESARAPFIPVPRRAPARASLWALTVPVLLAARSFGLVKVNEADLAETAARLDADADRCRPTAESFVNPAKSLALGLAGSVPIVWGSSPLAAVAARRFADTISANARYPVVAGALGEAGRGRVGLLDGVFGGLVESSRDIFADPEEEQDATRLRVVLLRDGGLANEEEADEPVAVEERRADAIQTLAERRGVRCDVVTAEGGSPLERLASLVAVPDFASIYLALAHGLDPMAVPAVTEMKELSNP; encoded by the coding sequence ATGAGCGCTAGCGTGCGCGGCCGGCGCACTGTCGACGAAGCCCTGCTGGACGATCCGGCCGGGATGGCGGAAAACGACCCGGGCGGCATGCTGCGGGCCACCGCTTCCGCCGGTGCCCAGGTCCGCGAGTCGGCCGCCCTCGCCGCGGAGGCCAATCTCGCCGTGCTGAGCGACGAGGGCCGCCCCCGCGCCGTCGTGATCGCCGGCATCGGCACCGCCGGCCGCACCGGCGAGATCCTGGCGACGGTCGCCGGTCCACGCTGCCCCGTACCCGTGATCGCGCACCGCAGCGCCGGCGTGCCCGGCTGGGTCGGCGCCGCCGACGTGGTGATCGCGGTCAGCGCCTCCGGCCGCAGCCCCGAGGCGCTCGGCGCCGCCGAGGCCGCCTCCCGCCGGGGTGCCCGCCTGGTCGCCGTCGGCGCGCCCGACTCGCTGTTGCAGTCGGTGGCCGAGAGCGCGCGGGCGCCGTTCATCCCGGTGCCGCGGCGCGCGCCCGCCCGCGCGAGCCTGTGGGCACTGACCGTCCCGGTGCTGCTCGCCGCCCGTAGCTTCGGGCTGGTCAAGGTCAACGAGGCGGACCTGGCCGAGACCGCGGCCCGGCTCGACGCGGACGCCGACCGCTGCCGCCCGACGGCCGAGTCGTTCGTCAACCCCGCCAAGTCGCTCGCGCTCGGCCTTGCCGGCTCGGTGCCGATCGTGTGGGGCTCCTCGCCGCTGGCCGCCGTGGCCGCCCGGCGCTTCGCCGACACGATCTCGGCGAACGCCCGCTACCCCGTGGTCGCCGGCGCGCTCGGCGAGGCCGGCCGAGGCCGCGTGGGCCTGCTGGACGGCGTCTTCGGCGGGCTCGTCGAGTCGTCCCGCGACATCTTCGCCGACCCGGAGGAGGAGCAGGACGCGACCCGCCTGCGGGTCGTGCTGCTCCGCGACGGCGGCCTCGCCAACGAGGAGGAGGCCGACGAGCCGGTCGCGGTCGAAGAGAGGCGGGCCGACGCGATTCAGACGCTGGCCGAGCGCCGCGGCGTCCGCTGCGACGTGGTCACGGCCGAGGGTGGCTCCCCGCTGGAGCGGCTCGCCTCGCTGGTGGCCGTCCCCGACTTCGCCTCGATCTACCTCGCTCTCGCGCACGGCCTCGACCCCATGGCCGTGCCGGCCGTCACCGAGATGAAGGAGCTGAGCAACCCATGA
- a CDS encoding cation diffusion facilitator family transporter: protein MSTSGGTRAIIAALLANLGIAVTKFIAWLLTQSSSMLAESIHSVADSGNQALLLLGGRRAKREATPQHPFGFGRERYIYAFIVSIVLFSLGGCFALYEAYHKWGHRDEGIDSWQWVPIVVLSAAIIMESFSFRTAIVESNHVRGKASWVHFVRRARAPELPVVLLEDLGALVGLIFALIGVSMTLITGDGTWDALGTAAIGILLVTIAIVLALETKSLLLGEAATPEDLAKIEAAIVAGREVERIIHMKTLHLGPEELLVAAKIAVREHETAEDIARHINSTEARIREAVPIARVIYLEPDIYHVPAEPAPVAS from the coding sequence ATGAGCACCTCCGGCGGCACCAGGGCGATCATCGCCGCGCTGCTGGCCAACCTGGGCATCGCGGTCACCAAGTTCATCGCGTGGCTGCTGACCCAGTCGTCGTCGATGCTGGCCGAGTCGATCCACTCCGTGGCCGACTCCGGCAACCAGGCGCTGCTCCTGCTCGGCGGACGCCGGGCAAAGCGCGAGGCCACCCCGCAGCACCCCTTCGGCTTCGGCCGCGAGCGCTACATCTACGCGTTCATCGTGTCGATCGTGCTCTTCAGCCTCGGTGGCTGCTTCGCGCTGTACGAGGCGTACCACAAGTGGGGCCACCGCGACGAGGGCATCGACAGCTGGCAGTGGGTGCCGATCGTCGTGCTCTCGGCGGCCATCATCATGGAGTCGTTCTCGTTCCGTACGGCGATCGTCGAGTCCAACCACGTGCGTGGCAAGGCGTCCTGGGTGCACTTCGTGCGCCGCGCGCGGGCGCCTGAGCTGCCCGTGGTGCTGCTGGAAGACCTCGGCGCGCTGGTCGGCCTGATCTTCGCGCTCATCGGCGTCTCGATGACGCTGATCACCGGTGACGGCACCTGGGACGCGCTCGGCACCGCCGCGATCGGCATCCTGCTCGTCACCATCGCGATCGTGCTGGCTCTGGAGACCAAGAGCCTGCTCCTCGGCGAGGCCGCCACGCCGGAAGACCTAGCCAAGATCGAGGCGGCGATCGTCGCGGGCCGCGAGGTCGAGCGGATCATCCACATGAAGACCCTGCACCTCGGCCCGGAGGAGCTGCTCGTCGCGGCGAAGATCGCGGTGCGCGAGCACGAGACGGCGGAGGACATCGCCCGGCACATCAACTCCACCGAGGCCCGCATCCGCGAAGCCGTACCGATCGCCCGGGTGATCTACCTGGAGCCGGACATCTACCACGTCCCGGCAGAGCCGGCACCCGTCGCGAGCTGA
- the manA gene encoding mannose-6-phosphate isomerase, class I, with product MRLLTGRIRPYAWGSRTAIARLQGRPVPSEGPEAELWLGAHPGDPATVDGTSLTDLIAAEPERVLGGAVVARFGPRLPYLMKLLAAAAPLSLQAHPDAEQARERFAAGHPSYVDAYHKPEMLVAVSDFEALCGFRDPAASAAELSTLDAPALKPVLAALAAGDLRAAMADLIALPSAVVAEAAAAPDAPDLVRRLAAAYPGDPGVLVALLLNHVTLAPGEAIWMPAGNLHAYLEGTGVEIMAASDNVLRGGLTPKHVDVAELLRVLRFEVLADPVVPAEPVSPGIVTWRTPAAEFTLHRVRPSAGAVELAVTGPRVVLCLAGELAVDDGAGAVELATGQAAFAAAGSGALTIFGAGEAYVASVPA from the coding sequence GTGCGGCTCCTCACCGGCCGCATCCGGCCGTACGCCTGGGGCTCGCGGACCGCGATCGCGCGGCTCCAGGGGCGGCCGGTGCCGAGTGAGGGGCCGGAGGCCGAGCTGTGGCTGGGCGCCCACCCGGGCGACCCGGCCACGGTCGACGGGACGAGCCTGACCGACCTGATCGCCGCCGAGCCCGAGCGGGTGCTCGGCGGCGCGGTCGTGGCGCGCTTCGGGCCGCGCCTGCCGTACCTGATGAAGCTGCTCGCCGCGGCCGCGCCGCTGTCGCTGCAGGCGCACCCGGACGCGGAGCAGGCCCGCGAGCGGTTCGCGGCCGGACACCCCAGCTACGTCGACGCGTACCACAAGCCCGAGATGCTCGTGGCGGTGTCGGATTTCGAGGCGCTGTGCGGGTTTCGTGACCCCGCGGCGTCCGCGGCCGAGCTGTCCACTCTGGACGCGCCCGCGCTCAAGCCGGTCCTTGCCGCACTCGCCGCCGGCGACCTGCGCGCCGCGATGGCCGACCTGATCGCATTGCCCTCCGCCGTGGTCGCGGAGGCCGCGGCGGCGCCCGACGCGCCCGACCTGGTCCGCCGGCTCGCCGCCGCCTATCCCGGCGATCCGGGGGTACTGGTGGCGCTGCTGCTCAACCACGTCACGCTCGCGCCCGGCGAGGCGATCTGGATGCCGGCCGGCAACCTGCACGCGTACCTCGAGGGGACCGGTGTGGAGATCATGGCGGCCAGCGACAACGTGTTGCGCGGCGGCCTCACGCCCAAGCACGTCGACGTCGCGGAGCTCCTGCGGGTGCTGCGCTTCGAGGTGCTGGCCGACCCGGTGGTACCCGCCGAGCCCGTGAGCCCGGGGATCGTCACGTGGCGCACGCCTGCGGCCGAGTTCACGCTGCACCGGGTGCGCCCGTCAGCCGGCGCCGTGGAGCTGGCGGTGACGGGGCCGCGGGTGGTGCTCTGCCTGGCGGGCGAGCTGGCCGTCGACGACGGCGCCGGCGCGGTGGAGCTGGCGACCGGACAGGCGGCGTTCGCGGCGGCCGGCTCCGGCGCGCTCACAATCTTTGGCGCCGGAGAGGCGTACGTCGCGTCGGTTCCGGCGTAG
- a CDS encoding helix-turn-helix domain-containing protein, translated as MAVKPSPTTLRRQLGAELRRLRADRTVADVAAELGWSDSKLSRIETAHTGVRPKDLDRLLEAYAVAEDARARIRALAGQSRQRAWWEAYGDVLPNAYETYIGFEAEAVGIYNYECQVVPGLLQTAEYASAVIQADGVYEDDEVHGQRVAVRMARQAVLTRDPPPQLSVIVDEAVLRRPIGGPDVMRRQLTSLVEANERKMVTVQVLPFAAGAHRALAGAFIILEFARDGDSPLVYSEGMTGGVFRSRPDELRNYWMSFEALRAAALNPKKSVDFISAIVRGEN; from the coding sequence ATGGCAGTGAAGCCAAGCCCGACCACCTTGCGGCGGCAGTTGGGCGCAGAGTTGCGTCGCCTGCGCGCCGATCGCACCGTGGCGGACGTGGCAGCTGAGCTCGGCTGGTCAGACTCCAAGCTGAGCCGCATCGAGACCGCCCACACGGGTGTCCGGCCAAAAGATCTGGACCGGCTGCTCGAGGCGTACGCCGTCGCTGAGGACGCCCGAGCACGAATCCGGGCGCTCGCGGGGCAGTCCCGGCAGCGAGCGTGGTGGGAGGCGTACGGTGACGTGCTGCCAAACGCCTACGAGACGTATATCGGCTTCGAAGCCGAAGCGGTCGGCATCTACAACTACGAGTGCCAGGTGGTGCCGGGGCTTCTGCAGACCGCCGAGTACGCCAGCGCGGTGATCCAGGCCGACGGCGTCTACGAGGACGACGAGGTCCACGGACAACGGGTCGCTGTCCGGATGGCGCGCCAAGCGGTCCTCACCCGTGATCCGCCACCGCAGCTGTCGGTCATCGTCGACGAAGCGGTGCTGCGCCGTCCAATCGGGGGTCCGGACGTCATGCGTCGCCAGCTGACGAGCCTTGTCGAGGCGAATGAGCGAAAGATGGTCACGGTGCAGGTGCTGCCTTTCGCGGCCGGTGCCCATCGCGCTCTGGCCGGAGCGTTCATCATTCTTGAATTCGCTCGCGACGGAGACTCTCCGCTGGTCTACAGCGAAGGCATGACCGGCGGCGTATTTCGCAGCCGGCCGGACGAGCTTCGAAACTATTGGATGAGTTTCGAGGCGCTACGGGCAGCCGCGCTCAACCCGAAGAAGTCGGTCGACTTCATCAGCGCGATTGTGCGCGGCGAAAATTGA
- a CDS encoding DUF397 domain-containing protein: MLPAFSGDGLRWFKSRRSSGNGACVEVAYVASGGIAMRDSKDPEGPILQFEAMTWRDFVGSVRAGEFDRSA, encoded by the coding sequence ATGCTGCCTGCGTTCAGTGGCGACGGGCTGCGCTGGTTCAAGAGCCGGCGAAGCTCGGGGAACGGTGCCTGCGTTGAGGTGGCCTACGTGGCGTCCGGCGGAATTGCCATGCGTGACTCCAAAGACCCTGAGGGCCCGATTCTTCAGTTCGAAGCCATGACGTGGCGGGACTTCGTCGGCTCCGTCCGAGCCGGCGAGTTCGACCGCTCAGCTTAG
- a CDS encoding DUF397 domain-containing protein produces the protein MWAAGACAKMSQCRWRIGVRDSKSRNAVAFSFTNASWRSFIAGLPTRGRHTQ, from the coding sequence GTGTGGGCGGCCGGTGCCTGCGCGAAGATGAGTCAATGTCGATGGCGGATAGGCGTCCGTGACTCGAAGAGTCGTAATGCTGTCGCCTTCTCATTCACAAATGCTTCGTGGCGAAGCTTCATCGCTGGTCTTCCGACGCGTGGGCGCCACACGCAATGA